One genomic region from Homalodisca vitripennis isolate AUS2020 chromosome 6, UT_GWSS_2.1, whole genome shotgun sequence encodes:
- the LOC124364428 gene encoding uncharacterized protein LOC124364428, whose protein sequence is MDIHLLLFFILGGTTFVFSPTIADRSLLRHPHHHHYDEASGDHTGDYGASFSDDSSSENKEADSSEPDDRYVPFYLKGEQTGECKNYLVRGEPDLFTKFPARWELYGPHDGNIKYLNICPVPVSGRHHGVFSVAHGGVGSHFALIHFKTPYENETFTFNARVCW, encoded by the exons ATGGATATTCATCTCTTGCTCTTTTTCATTTTAGGAGGCACAACCTTTGTATTCTCTCCGACCATAGCTGATCGCAGTTTGCTGAGACATCCACATCATCATCATTATGATGAAGCATCAGGGGATCATACAGGAGATTATGGAGCATCATTCAGCGACGACTCTTCGTCTGAGAACAAAGAAGCTGACTCTTCTGAGCCGGACGACCGTTACGTGCCTTTCTATTTGAAGGGTGAACAGACTGG CGAATGTAAGAACTACCTTGTGAGAGGCGAGCCCGACTTGTTCACCAAATTTCCCGCACGTTGGGAGTTGTATGGTCCCCACGATGGCAACATAAAATACTTGAACATCTGCCCGGTCCCAGTGAGTGGGAGACACCACGGCGTGTTCTCCGTAGCGCACGGTGGTGTCGGATCTCATTTCGCCTTAATTCACTTTAAGACGCCTTATGAGAACGAAACTTTCACTTTCAATGCAAGAGTTTGTTGGTAA